A stretch of the Vicia villosa cultivar HV-30 ecotype Madison, WI unplaced genomic scaffold, Vvil1.0 ctg.000645F_1_1, whole genome shotgun sequence genome encodes the following:
- the LOC131630116 gene encoding protein FAR1-RELATED SEQUENCE 5-like, whose amino-acid sequence MHNHKLSNDLEGNDILVRLKDHDRKFVNEMTEYNMAARYIVAALKDKSIENLMSVTQVHTSRATYRTSKRGALTEMQMLLSLIHQEKYKCWTRNMDNSYVVADIFWTHPNSVKLLNMFHLVLIFDCTYKTNMYRIPLLEIVGVRSTKLTFSVAFGCLEHEREDYLSWTFETLKELFSSEKLLPKVVVADRELALMNAMESVFPNATHLWCSFHISNNVSMKYREYVK is encoded by the exons ATGCATAATCATAAACTATCCAATGATTTGGAAGGCAATGACATATTGGTCCGTCTAAAAGATCATGATAGAAAGTTTGTGAATGAAATGACGGAATACAATATGGCTGCAAGGTACATAGTTGCTGCTTTGAAAGACAAAAGTATAGAAAATCTCATGAGTGTTACTCAGGTTCATACATCTAGAGCTACATACAGAACAAGCAAGAGAGGTGCATTGACAGAAATGCAGATGTTGTTGAGCCTTATTCATCAAGAGAAATACAAGTGTTGGACTAGAAATATGGACAACTCATATGTTGTAGCTGATATCTTTTGGACACATCCTAATTCTGTGAAATTGCTGAATATGTTTCATTTGGTGTTGATTTTTGATTGCACATACAAGACAAACAT GTACCGGATACCACTACTTGAGATTGTTGGTGTTAGGTCAACGAAATTGACATTTTCAGTTGCCTTTGGGTGTTTGGAGCATGAAAGGGAGGACTATTTATCATGGACATTTGAGACGCTTAAAGAGTTGTTCTCTTCGGAAAAATTGCTACCAAAGGTTGTGGTGGCAGATAGAGAACTTGCATTGATGAATGCCATGGAATCCGTGTTCCCAAATGCAACACACTTGTGGTGTTCGTTCCATATTTCAAATAATGTGAGCATGAAATATAGAGAGTATGTCAAATAA